In Amycolatopsis solani, a single window of DNA contains:
- a CDS encoding CHAT domain-containing protein produces MPDNAEPVDPIEELIQAHRATGDIEPLLRACEEVRAMISVTPPSVLRNVLHNQLSRALRDLAAATAGTALLEEAIAAARKAVGGEPPDDPWRYVYLNNLAQALGDRFDRTSNLEHLDESERAYRKALEEVPEADTHGLATIRSGLATILTHRYDHTGDPGDIATAIDLCRPTAAMGEPRSSHELASLLGAWFDLEADPSVLSEAIAAAEHATRATDEPGLKVMALTTLGELRTKAAIALDQPGALDRAVAELTEAVRLTPSGSVHHLGRLTALTNTRHEQFRRTGDRALLEDVTARFTEILDRTPAGDVNLPGRETNLALALLDQFRYFGITSALDSASGHLHRARSLIPPHDPFRPMLLSILGSVYLDTANGLAGKDERECVDEAIATLRQALSVATARFSTRGLLVNTLAVALRRHPDQVVRAEAEPCCRAWLATARPTDPGYDLVRSTLAAALLDRLRTAPDRPALEEAEHLARALAIGPASDHRVPVTNQLTLAHLLKIRAEQFGTPAARAEAVSVLHAVVNAPMPPDERVRAYATLGELLAGHDWSGSCHVYATAVELLARMVPRTWRHADREHGLSRFFALASDAAAAALSADDPHLAVELLERGRGILLGEAHADPAALERLTARHPGLAQRLREVDARISALRASSESPVTHAELLLRRRLEAEESAVLAEIRAQPGFERFHQGPSCAELLARMPGPVVIVNACKHRADALLLADGVLTIVPLPRLRHEHLVDQTARFLQHRDRFVLGPGLAAVDEATVDLRVRSLHNILGWLWESVAAPVLGALGPRRRVWWCPTGLVTLLPIHAAGRYRRTTDDELPEAVLDYVVPSYVPTLRSLLAPEAPPGNQRVLAVGVGETPGQVPLGAATGEARAAAAALQDSTLLLDAEATRPRLLAELPRHTWFHFAGHGWQDTYSFESACLVSHDHASTGGLTFADLRAARPARAHLAYLSACQSASGRLVLPDEAVHLAGAMLAAGFDRVVAANWKVRDSVAKRVAELFYRFIVDPVPTAGRAAEALHAAVQLTRKELARDLDGADRDLAVLLWGAFAHFGR; encoded by the coding sequence GTGCCGGACAACGCCGAACCCGTCGATCCCATCGAAGAACTGATCCAGGCCCACCGCGCCACGGGTGACATCGAGCCTCTCCTCCGCGCGTGCGAAGAGGTCCGCGCGATGATCAGCGTGACTCCGCCGTCCGTTCTCCGCAACGTCCTGCACAACCAACTCAGCCGTGCGCTGCGGGATCTGGCGGCGGCAACCGCCGGCACGGCCCTGCTCGAGGAGGCCATCGCGGCGGCGCGAAAAGCCGTCGGCGGCGAGCCGCCCGACGATCCGTGGCGCTACGTCTACCTGAACAACCTCGCACAAGCTCTCGGCGACCGGTTCGACCGGACGTCGAACCTCGAGCACCTCGACGAAAGCGAACGGGCTTACCGAAAGGCACTGGAGGAAGTACCCGAAGCGGACACCCACGGACTCGCCACCATCCGAAGTGGGCTCGCGACGATCCTCACGCACCGGTACGACCACACCGGCGACCCCGGCGACATCGCCACAGCCATCGACCTCTGCCGTCCGACTGCTGCGATGGGGGAACCTCGCAGTTCGCACGAACTCGCCTCGCTGCTCGGCGCCTGGTTCGACCTCGAAGCCGACCCGTCCGTGCTCAGTGAGGCGATCGCAGCCGCCGAGCACGCCACGCGGGCCACGGACGAACCGGGTCTGAAGGTCATGGCGCTCACCACCCTCGGTGAACTCCGCACCAAGGCAGCGATCGCGCTCGACCAGCCGGGTGCGCTCGACCGTGCCGTTGCAGAGCTCACCGAGGCCGTCCGGCTCACCCCGAGCGGCAGCGTCCACCACCTCGGCCGGCTGACCGCCCTCACCAACACGCGTCACGAACAGTTCCGACGCACTGGCGACCGGGCACTGCTGGAGGACGTGACCGCACGATTCACCGAGATCCTCGACCGCACACCCGCCGGCGACGTCAACCTCCCCGGGCGAGAAACCAATCTCGCGCTCGCCCTGCTCGACCAGTTCCGGTACTTCGGGATCACCTCCGCGCTGGACTCGGCGTCGGGACACCTCCACCGAGCCCGCAGCCTGATACCACCGCACGACCCGTTCCGGCCGATGCTGCTGTCCATCCTGGGGTCGGTCTACCTCGACACGGCCAACGGGCTCGCCGGGAAAGACGAACGCGAGTGCGTGGACGAAGCGATCGCGACCCTACGCCAAGCGCTTTCGGTTGCGACGGCGCGGTTCTCGACGCGAGGTTTGCTGGTCAACACCCTGGCCGTCGCCCTCCGGCGGCACCCCGACCAGGTGGTCCGGGCCGAAGCCGAGCCGTGCTGTCGCGCCTGGCTGGCCACGGCGAGGCCGACCGATCCCGGCTACGACCTGGTGCGTTCGACGCTCGCAGCCGCGCTGCTCGACCGGCTCAGGACCGCGCCTGACCGTCCGGCGCTCGAGGAAGCCGAGCACCTGGCCCGCGCGCTCGCGATAGGGCCGGCCAGCGACCACCGGGTACCCGTCACAAACCAGCTCACCTTGGCACATCTGCTGAAGATCCGCGCCGAACAGTTCGGCACACCGGCCGCCCGCGCCGAAGCGGTGTCAGTCCTGCACGCAGTGGTGAACGCGCCCATGCCCCCGGACGAACGCGTCCGCGCCTACGCCACGCTCGGCGAGCTCCTCGCCGGCCACGACTGGTCCGGCTCCTGCCATGTCTACGCAACGGCGGTCGAGCTCCTCGCCCGAATGGTGCCGCGTACGTGGCGGCACGCCGACCGCGAGCACGGACTCAGCCGCTTCTTCGCGCTCGCCTCGGATGCCGCTGCCGCCGCGCTGTCCGCCGATGACCCGCACCTCGCCGTCGAACTCCTCGAGCGGGGCCGCGGGATCCTGCTCGGCGAGGCCCACGCCGACCCGGCCGCCCTCGAACGGTTGACCGCACGGCACCCTGGACTAGCGCAACGACTCAGAGAGGTCGATGCCCGGATCTCGGCACTCCGGGCGAGTTCAGAGTCGCCGGTCACACACGCCGAGCTCCTGCTGCGTCGCAGGCTGGAGGCCGAAGAGTCGGCGGTTCTCGCCGAAATCCGGGCCCAGCCGGGGTTCGAGCGGTTCCACCAGGGCCCTTCGTGCGCTGAGCTCCTTGCGCGGATGCCGGGCCCGGTCGTCATCGTGAACGCGTGCAAACACCGTGCCGACGCGCTCCTGCTGGCCGACGGCGTGCTCACGATCGTGCCCCTGCCCCGGCTGCGCCACGAGCATCTCGTCGACCAGACCGCTCGGTTCCTTCAGCACCGGGACCGGTTCGTCCTGGGTCCCGGACTCGCCGCGGTCGACGAAGCCACGGTGGACCTCCGGGTCCGCTCGCTGCACAACATCCTCGGCTGGCTCTGGGAGAGCGTGGCGGCGCCGGTGCTGGGCGCCCTCGGGCCACGGCGGCGCGTGTGGTGGTGCCCGACCGGACTGGTGACGCTGCTTCCGATCCACGCAGCGGGCAGGTATCGGAGAACCACCGATGACGAACTGCCGGAAGCAGTACTGGACTACGTGGTGCCGTCGTACGTGCCGACGCTGCGCTCGCTGCTGGCGCCCGAGGCACCTCCGGGAAACCAGCGGGTGCTGGCGGTGGGGGTCGGCGAAACACCGGGACAGGTACCGCTGGGGGCCGCGACCGGTGAGGCCCGGGCTGCGGCCGCTGCCCTCCAGGACAGCACCCTGCTTCTCGACGCCGAGGCGACGCGCCCCCGGCTGCTGGCCGAGCTGCCGCGGCACACCTGGTTCCACTTCGCCGGGCACGGTTGGCAGGACACCTACAGCTTCGAGAGCGCGTGCCTGGTCAGCCACGACCACGCCAGCACCGGTGGCCTTACCTTCGCCGACCTTCGTGCCGCTCGGCCCGCCCGGGCTCACTTGGCGTACCTCAGCGCCTGCCAATCGGCATCGGGACGGCTGGTGTTGCCCGACGAAGCGGTGCACCTCGCCGGAGCGATGCTGGCCGCGGGTTTCGATCGGGTCGTGGCCGCGAACTGGAAGGTGCGCGACAGCGTCGCGAAGAGGGTCGCGGAGCTCTTCTACCGATTCATCGTGGACCCGGTACCCACGGCCGGCCGGGCCGCGGAAGCGCTGCACGCGGCGGTGCAGCTCACGCGAAAGGAGCTCGCCAGGGACTTGGACGGCGCCGACCGCGATCTCGCGGTGCTCCTGTGGGGTGCCTTCGCGCACTTCGGCCGCTAG
- a CDS encoding (Fe-S)-binding protein, with amino-acid sequence MLVRLILGLLMTVVGLAVAGKRVAFLYQLIKAGQPDAKRSNELGARLLAQVREVFGQRKLLKWSVPGAAHFFTFWGFVILASVYLEAYGALFDEKFAIPWIGHWAVLGFLQDFIAVAVAVSLGVFTIIRIRNAPARKDRASRFYGSHTGGAWLILVMIFNVVWTMFFFRGASSASGNFPYDNGAYVSLGVGNLLEPLGHSTTEVLETVGLLLHIGVMLVFLSIVLYSKHLHIFVAPINVSAKRLPDALGPLLPMESGGVAIDFEDPGEDDTFGRGKIGDFTWKGMLDFATCTECGRCQSQCPAWNTGKPLSPKLLIMNLRDNLFEEAPYILAGTEHEEARPLVGPEADGGVIDPDVLWSCTTCGACVEQCPVDIEHVDHIVDMRRYQVMIESAFPTELGGLFKNLETKGNPWGQNNSERLAWTKDLGFDVPVFDGELGEDVEYVFWVGCAGAFDDQARKTVRATAELLNIAGVNYVVLGNEESCTGDPARRAGNEFLFQMMAQQTAETLNAVFEGREPRLRKIVTTCPHCLNTLSREYPQLYGHYEVVHHTQLLNRLVRGGQLTPVKGVEDGPRVTYHDPCYLGRHNKVYTPPRDLVGAAGAQLTEMPRHADRALCCGAGGARMWMEEQIGKRINLERVDEAIATDAETIVTGCPFCRVMLTDGLVQRQSEQKAENVDVRDVAQLLLERVKTPDGSAPKV; translated from the coding sequence GTGCTCGTTCGTCTCATCCTCGGCCTGCTCATGACCGTCGTCGGCCTCGCCGTCGCCGGGAAGCGCGTGGCCTTCCTGTACCAGCTGATCAAGGCGGGCCAGCCCGACGCCAAGCGGTCGAACGAGCTGGGCGCCCGCCTCCTCGCGCAGGTGCGCGAGGTGTTCGGCCAGCGCAAGCTGCTGAAGTGGTCGGTGCCCGGCGCCGCGCACTTCTTCACCTTCTGGGGCTTCGTCATCCTGGCCTCGGTCTACCTCGAGGCTTACGGCGCCCTGTTCGACGAGAAGTTCGCGATCCCGTGGATCGGGCACTGGGCGGTGCTCGGCTTCCTCCAGGACTTCATCGCGGTCGCGGTGGCCGTCTCGCTCGGCGTGTTCACGATCATCCGGATCCGCAACGCCCCCGCCCGCAAGGACCGCGCGTCGCGCTTCTACGGCTCGCACACCGGCGGCGCCTGGCTGATCCTCGTCATGATCTTCAACGTCGTGTGGACGATGTTCTTCTTCCGCGGTGCCTCCTCGGCGTCCGGCAACTTCCCGTACGACAACGGCGCCTACGTCTCCCTCGGCGTCGGGAACCTGCTGGAACCGCTCGGGCATTCGACGACGGAGGTGCTGGAGACCGTCGGCCTGCTGCTGCACATCGGCGTGATGCTCGTCTTCCTGTCGATCGTGCTCTACTCCAAGCACCTGCACATCTTCGTCGCGCCGATCAACGTCTCGGCGAAGCGGCTGCCGGACGCGCTCGGCCCGCTGCTGCCGATGGAGTCCGGCGGCGTCGCGATCGACTTCGAAGACCCGGGCGAAGACGACACGTTCGGCCGCGGCAAGATCGGCGACTTCACGTGGAAGGGCATGCTCGACTTCGCCACGTGCACCGAGTGCGGCCGCTGCCAGTCGCAGTGCCCGGCGTGGAACACCGGGAAGCCGTTGTCGCCCAAGCTGCTCATCATGAACCTGCGCGACAACCTCTTCGAGGAGGCGCCCTACATCCTCGCCGGCACCGAGCACGAGGAGGCGCGCCCGCTGGTCGGCCCGGAGGCCGACGGCGGCGTCATCGACCCCGACGTGCTCTGGTCGTGCACCACGTGCGGCGCGTGCGTCGAGCAGTGCCCGGTGGACATCGAGCACGTCGACCACATCGTCGACATGCGCCGCTACCAGGTGATGATCGAATCGGCGTTCCCGACCGAGCTGGGCGGGCTGTTCAAGAACCTGGAAACCAAGGGCAACCCCTGGGGCCAGAACAACTCCGAGCGGCTCGCGTGGACGAAGGACCTCGGCTTCGACGTCCCGGTGTTCGACGGGGAGCTGGGCGAAGACGTCGAGTACGTCTTCTGGGTCGGCTGCGCGGGCGCGTTCGACGACCAGGCGCGCAAGACCGTCCGCGCCACGGCCGAGCTGCTGAACATCGCCGGCGTGAACTACGTCGTGCTCGGGAACGAGGAGTCCTGCACCGGTGACCCGGCCCGCCGCGCGGGCAACGAGTTCCTGTTCCAGATGATGGCCCAGCAGACGGCCGAGACGCTCAACGCCGTGTTCGAGGGCCGCGAGCCGCGGCTGCGCAAGATCGTCACCACGTGCCCGCACTGCCTCAACACGCTCAGCCGCGAGTACCCGCAGCTGTACGGCCACTACGAGGTCGTGCACCACACGCAGCTGCTCAACCGCCTCGTCCGCGGCGGTCAGCTGACGCCGGTGAAGGGCGTCGAGGACGGCCCGCGCGTCACCTACCACGACCCGTGCTACCTGGGCCGCCACAACAAGGTCTACACCCCGCCCCGCGACCTGGTCGGCGCGGCCGGCGCCCAGCTCACGGAAATGCCGCGCCACGCGGACCGCGCCCTCTGCTGCGGCGCGGGCGGCGCGCGCATGTGGATGGAGGAGCAGATCGGCAAGCGCATCAACCTGGAGCGCGTGGACGAAGCGATCGCGACCGACGCGGAGACCATCGTGACCGGCTGCCCGTTCTGCCGCGTGATGCTGACGGACGGCCTGGTCCAGCGCCAGAGCGAGCAGAAGGCGGAGAACGTCGACGTCCGCGACGTGGCGCAACTGCTGCTGGAGCGGGTGAAGACGCCGGACGGTTCGGCACCGAAGGTCTGA
- a CDS encoding nitroreductase family protein, translated as MSFHPVPYRPARLPDDEALARAAALRQRMEARRSVRMFSADPVPERAVLDAIAVASTAPSGAHQQPWTFVLVTDPEVRRRLREAAEEEERISYGGRLGEAWLDALRPLGTDAVKPHLTDAPYLIVVFQQRFALDEDGGVRKHYYVDESVGIAVGMLLTALQVAGLAALTHTPSPMRFLGELLGRPRNEKAFAVIPVGYPADDCVVPDLRRKSLDEVLVRI; from the coding sequence ATGAGCTTCCACCCGGTCCCCTACCGCCCCGCCCGGCTGCCCGACGACGAAGCCCTTGCCAGGGCCGCCGCGCTGCGGCAGCGGATGGAGGCCCGGCGTTCGGTCCGGATGTTCTCCGCCGACCCGGTACCCGAGCGAGCGGTGCTGGACGCGATCGCGGTCGCGTCCACCGCGCCGAGCGGGGCGCACCAGCAGCCGTGGACGTTCGTCCTCGTCACCGATCCCGAGGTGCGCCGCCGGCTGCGCGAAGCCGCCGAAGAGGAGGAGCGCATCTCCTACGGCGGCCGGCTCGGCGAGGCGTGGCTCGACGCGCTGCGCCCGCTCGGCACGGACGCGGTGAAGCCGCACCTGACCGACGCGCCGTACCTGATCGTCGTGTTCCAGCAACGGTTCGCCCTCGACGAGGACGGCGGCGTCCGCAAGCACTACTACGTCGACGAGTCGGTGGGCATCGCGGTCGGCATGCTGCTGACGGCGTTGCAGGTGGCCGGGCTGGCGGCGCTGACCCACACACCGTCGCCGATGCGCTTCCTGGGCGAGCTGCTCGGCCGCCCCCGCAACGAAAAGGCGTTCGCGGTGATCCCGGTCGGCTACCCGGCCGACGACTGCGTGGTGCCGGACCTGCGGCGAAAGTCCCTCGACGAAGTGCTCGTGCGGATCTAG
- a CDS encoding putative bifunctional diguanylate cyclase/phosphodiesterase produces MTAPRPRGEHPRKKPSAERAARRLGTLARKWGYLISTTAYLPHTPEEIERELGVLVATVFDAVVSDPPDLDAAATAGGKLVELRCVGTDSLRRSLEVLGKALLREPELHHVEGLAERVVLVLGALSSGYGEMLREDIQKRQEGLSRALLKVEQETRQKQVITRAQFEEVFAGSASGVALTELDGRVLRANAALAKTLNRTPAEIGALSLFDLVHPEDVEQLRDGYRELVAGKLHRLRTGRRLVGKDGEPMWATFAASVIRDAVGAPRQLITIVDDDTEVSLLQRRLSHQALHDVLTGLPNRQFFSTRLETLLRDADQSRGVTLFHLDLDGFSQINGGLGQELGDRVLRGVAAKLKTIFDEEKALVARLGGDEFGVLVQNAAGTPGVLTLVRRVTHELAEPEYVDGQRGVAVSAAIGVVHRPPRDITPVELLRASDLTLRRVQRAGSQWGLFDRELDRRDRHDFGLAAGMAGAWENGDVEVCYRPLVSAAGGAVQGVEARLQWNHPSEGQLAHETCVRLATETGLALPLGTWLLRTAAERLLGSGSELPLTVELTPQQAADPELVGEVRGVLESTGLAPAAIRPGFPAAALLAESGDAADNLKVLAEIGVLAELHGVGDVTCLTEFPARTVRLAPALVARRTHPLVEPSLTALIEAAHRAGAQVGVAGVENAEQADWWRERGADRFSGPAFTELPTL; encoded by the coding sequence GTGACTGCTCCCCGACCCCGTGGCGAACACCCGCGGAAGAAGCCGTCCGCCGAACGAGCGGCGCGGCGGCTCGGCACTCTCGCGCGCAAATGGGGCTATCTGATCAGCACCACGGCGTACCTGCCGCACACGCCGGAGGAGATCGAGCGCGAACTGGGTGTCCTGGTCGCGACGGTCTTCGACGCCGTCGTCAGCGATCCGCCGGACCTCGACGCGGCCGCGACCGCGGGCGGCAAGCTCGTCGAGCTGCGGTGCGTCGGCACCGACAGCCTGCGCCGCAGCCTCGAAGTGCTCGGCAAGGCGCTGCTGCGCGAGCCGGAACTGCACCACGTCGAAGGGCTCGCCGAGCGGGTCGTGCTGGTGCTCGGCGCGCTCAGCTCGGGCTACGGCGAGATGCTGCGCGAGGACATCCAGAAGCGCCAGGAAGGCCTGAGCCGCGCGCTGCTGAAGGTGGAGCAGGAGACGCGGCAGAAGCAGGTCATCACGCGCGCGCAGTTCGAGGAGGTGTTCGCCGGCTCGGCCAGCGGCGTCGCCCTCACCGAACTGGACGGCCGCGTGCTGCGGGCCAACGCGGCGCTGGCCAAGACGCTCAACCGCACGCCGGCCGAGATCGGCGCGCTGAGCCTGTTCGACCTGGTGCACCCCGAAGACGTCGAGCAGCTGCGGGACGGCTACCGCGAACTGGTGGCGGGCAAGCTGCACCGGCTGCGCACCGGGCGGCGGCTGGTCGGCAAGGACGGCGAGCCGATGTGGGCCACGTTCGCGGCGTCGGTGATCCGCGACGCCGTCGGCGCGCCCCGGCAGCTGATCACCATCGTCGACGACGACACCGAGGTCTCGCTGCTGCAGCGGCGGCTGTCCCACCAGGCCCTGCACGACGTCCTGACCGGGCTGCCGAACCGCCAGTTCTTCAGCACCCGCCTGGAAACCCTGCTCCGCGACGCCGACCAGTCCCGCGGGGTCACGCTGTTCCACCTCGACCTCGACGGCTTCTCCCAGATCAACGGCGGGCTCGGCCAGGAGCTCGGCGACCGCGTGCTGCGCGGGGTCGCGGCGAAGCTCAAGACGATCTTCGACGAGGAGAAGGCGCTCGTCGCCCGGCTCGGCGGCGACGAATTCGGCGTGCTGGTGCAGAACGCGGCGGGGACGCCGGGCGTGCTGACGCTGGTCCGCCGCGTCACCCACGAACTCGCGGAGCCGGAGTACGTCGACGGGCAGCGCGGGGTGGCGGTGTCGGCCGCGATCGGCGTCGTCCACCGGCCGCCGCGCGACATCACGCCGGTGGAGCTGCTGCGCGCGTCGGACCTGACGCTGCGCCGCGTGCAGCGCGCGGGCAGCCAGTGGGGCCTGTTCGACCGGGAGCTGGACCGCCGCGACCGGCACGACTTCGGCCTGGCCGCGGGGATGGCGGGCGCGTGGGAGAACGGCGACGTCGAGGTCTGCTACCGGCCACTGGTGTCCGCGGCCGGCGGTGCCGTGCAGGGCGTCGAGGCGCGGCTGCAGTGGAACCACCCGTCCGAAGGGCAGCTGGCCCACGAAACGTGCGTGCGGCTGGCGACGGAGACCGGGCTGGCCCTGCCGCTGGGCACGTGGCTCCTGCGCACGGCGGCCGAGCGGCTGCTCGGGTCCGGGAGCGAACTGCCGCTGACCGTCGAACTCACACCGCAGCAGGCGGCCGACCCGGAACTGGTCGGCGAGGTCCGCGGCGTCCTGGAGTCGACCGGACTGGCACCGGCCGCCATCCGCCCCGGCTTCCCGGCCGCGGCACTGCTCGCCGAATCCGGCGACGCGGCCGACAACCTCAAGGTGCTGGCCGAAATCGGCGTCCTGGCGGAACTGCACGGCGTCGGCGACGTCACCTGCCTGACGGAGTTCCCGGCCCGCACGGTCCGCCTGGCACCGGCGTTGGTGGCCCGCCGCACGCACCCGCTGGTCGAGCCTTCGCTGACGGCGCTGATCGAAGCGGCGCACCGGGCGGGCGCCCAGGTCGGCGTCGCGGGCGTGGAGAACGCGGAGCAGGCGGACTGGTGGCGAGAGCGCGGCGCGGACCGCTTTTCGGGCCCGGCGTTCACCGAGCTCCCCACGCTCTAG
- a CDS encoding alpha/beta hydrolase: MPPAGRPAFGRISKLTSALFACGVLLASLTAAVPAEAAAISCTDTDLPVSGPGLPPLVPGAPATLHGRLCLPAGEAPDTVQLLVHGGTYNSAYWDLPYEPQRYSYQRDMAAHGYATFAADQLGAGRSSHPLSLPLSVWAAAESMHDVVGHLRAGRVGGTPFAKVVIVGHSVGSGVVAVEASTYHDVDGVVLTGITHLPALPVLALGAALGLQPALLDGQLGKLGSDPLYFTTRPGARAGLFYAAGDADPAVIAADEATKDQVSVPGMGTVAVFGIVLPATKGISVPVLQVVGEKDVLFCGLLAVRDCTHTDVVRAQEAPYYADPSKLSMYVLPGAGHSVALHENAADYRDATRSWLQGDLGIAPQGYHSIG, translated from the coding sequence GTGCCGCCCGCGGGGCGGCCTGCTTTTGGTCGGATCAGCAAGCTGACGTCCGCGTTGTTCGCCTGCGGGGTCCTGCTCGCCTCGCTGACCGCCGCGGTGCCGGCGGAGGCCGCCGCGATCTCCTGCACCGACACGGATCTGCCGGTCTCCGGCCCGGGCCTGCCGCCGCTGGTGCCGGGCGCGCCCGCGACCCTGCACGGCCGGCTGTGCCTGCCCGCCGGCGAGGCGCCGGACACCGTCCAGCTGCTCGTGCACGGCGGGACGTACAACAGCGCGTACTGGGACCTGCCCTACGAACCGCAGCGGTACTCCTACCAGCGGGACATGGCCGCCCACGGCTACGCGACGTTCGCCGCGGACCAGCTCGGCGCCGGGCGCAGCAGCCACCCGCTGAGCCTGCCGCTTTCGGTGTGGGCCGCGGCCGAGTCGATGCACGATGTCGTCGGGCACCTGCGCGCCGGGCGCGTGGGCGGGACGCCGTTCGCGAAGGTGGTCATCGTCGGCCACTCGGTGGGGTCCGGCGTCGTCGCCGTGGAGGCGTCGACCTACCACGACGTCGACGGCGTCGTCCTCACCGGCATCACGCACCTGCCGGCCCTGCCGGTGCTCGCGCTCGGCGCGGCACTCGGCCTGCAGCCGGCCCTGCTCGACGGTCAGCTCGGCAAGCTCGGCAGCGATCCGTTGTACTTCACGACGAGGCCGGGCGCGCGAGCCGGGCTGTTCTACGCGGCCGGGGACGCCGACCCGGCCGTCATCGCGGCGGACGAAGCCACCAAGGACCAGGTTTCGGTGCCCGGGATGGGCACCGTCGCGGTGTTCGGGATCGTGCTGCCGGCGACGAAGGGAATTTCCGTACCGGTTTTGCAGGTGGTGGGGGAAAAGGACGTCCTTTTCTGCGGCCTGCTCGCGGTGCGTGACTGCACCCATACGGATGTGGTGCGGGCGCAGGAGGCGCCGTATTACGCCGACCCGTCGAAGCTGTCGATGTACGTCCTCCCGGGCGCGGGTCATTCCGTTGCGTTGCACGAAAACGCGGCGGATTATCGGGATGCCACCCGATCGTGGCTGCAGGGCGACCTGGGGATCGCTCCGCAGGGTTATCACTCGATTGGATGA